A part of Streptomyces sp. NBC_01497 genomic DNA contains:
- a CDS encoding low temperature requirement protein A — protein MSQPQDSTGGWVWYRPMTARPADEENRTSTALELFFDLCFVIAVARSAAAFEHEFVAGHIAHGVLGYVLVFFAIWWAWMNFTWFSSAYDTDDVFYRLLTLVQITGALIMAAGAGKALEHYDFTVVTIGYVVMRLAMMSQWLRAAYSDPERRRGCVRYAAGIFVLQVGWVARLAAGGHGSLVTFLVLVAGELAVPLWAERAAQTTWHPRHVAERFGLFTLIVLGETVTAVTDAVSTALDLHIAFGDIASLVIGGIMTVFAMWWLYFAYDAPTGLISLSASLRWGYGHYALFAAAAAVGAGLAANISESAGHVHRGHTTMGAVYTVPVAVYVAALRLLLRHQSASGALDVLFAAAVIAVLASTFASSPVLVTGCVVSALVAATLVIVSRTQRRMPRNASRRGAS, from the coding sequence ATGAGTCAACCGCAAGACAGCACCGGCGGTTGGGTCTGGTACCGGCCGATGACGGCACGTCCTGCCGATGAGGAGAATCGCACCTCTACCGCTCTGGAACTCTTCTTCGACCTGTGTTTCGTCATCGCGGTGGCCCGGTCCGCCGCAGCCTTCGAACATGAATTCGTCGCCGGTCACATCGCCCACGGGGTGCTCGGTTATGTGCTGGTGTTCTTCGCCATTTGGTGGGCGTGGATGAATTTCACCTGGTTCTCCTCCGCCTACGACACCGACGATGTCTTCTATCGGCTGCTGACCCTGGTACAGATCACCGGCGCGCTCATCATGGCTGCCGGAGCGGGCAAGGCTCTGGAACACTACGACTTCACCGTTGTCACGATCGGTTACGTCGTCATGCGGTTGGCCATGATGAGCCAGTGGCTGCGCGCGGCCTACTCCGACCCCGAACGCCGGAGGGGCTGCGTTCGCTATGCGGCGGGGATCTTCGTCCTCCAGGTCGGCTGGGTGGCCCGGCTCGCGGCGGGCGGTCACGGCAGCCTGGTGACTTTCCTCGTTCTCGTCGCGGGAGAACTCGCCGTACCCCTGTGGGCGGAGCGGGCGGCGCAGACCACCTGGCACCCTCGTCATGTCGCCGAACGCTTCGGGCTGTTCACCCTCATCGTGCTCGGTGAGACCGTGACGGCCGTCACCGATGCCGTCAGTACCGCTCTCGACCTCCACATCGCCTTCGGTGACATCGCCTCCCTTGTCATCGGTGGCATCATGACGGTGTTCGCCATGTGGTGGCTGTACTTCGCCTACGACGCCCCCACCGGTCTCATCTCGCTTTCTGCCTCGCTGCGCTGGGGTTACGGCCACTACGCGCTGTTCGCCGCCGCGGCGGCGGTGGGGGCCGGCCTCGCTGCGAACATCTCCGAGTCGGCCGGCCACGTCCACCGCGGGCACACCACGATGGGAGCCGTCTACACGGTGCCCGTCGCGGTCTACGTCGCGGCGCTCCGCCTGCTGCTTCGCCACCAGTCCGCGTCCGGCGCACTGGACGTGCTGTTCGCTGCGGCCGTCATTGCCGTGCTCGCATCCACCTTCGCGTCCAGTCCTGTTCTGGTCACGGGTTGCGTCGTCTCCGCCCTGGTGGCCGCCACACTGGTGATCGTGTCCCGGACGCAGCGACGAATGCCGCGGAACGCGTCGCGCCGGGGGGCGAGTTGA
- a CDS encoding AraC family transcriptional regulator codes for MRNVPLAAVDHVDRAVLPIGTDYPPGHVLDWHAHQRAQFLYGATGVMVVDTAEGTWTVPPERAVLIPPTTRHRVRMLEVSTRSLYIRPRAVPWWPATCTVVGVSPLLRELLLAAVDFEAEYSLSGRAGSIAALLLHEIAEHAPLPFHVGMPASADLAKLCREYLAAPDVEVTNAVWAARAAMSERAFTRRFRSETGDSPAAWRGRARLLAAVPLLRTASVSDVGARIGYASPAAFTAAFTRVFGAPPSRFTASGLGGGRF; via the coding sequence GTGAGGAACGTCCCGCTGGCCGCCGTCGACCACGTCGACCGGGCCGTCCTGCCGATCGGCACCGACTACCCGCCCGGCCACGTACTCGACTGGCACGCACACCAGCGCGCGCAGTTTCTCTACGGCGCCACCGGGGTGATGGTCGTCGACACCGCCGAGGGGACCTGGACCGTCCCGCCCGAACGCGCCGTACTCATTCCGCCCACTACCCGGCACCGGGTGCGCATGCTGGAGGTGAGCACCCGGAGCCTGTACATTCGTCCGCGCGCCGTCCCCTGGTGGCCCGCCACCTGCACGGTCGTGGGCGTATCACCGCTGTTGCGCGAACTCCTCCTGGCCGCCGTCGATTTCGAGGCCGAGTACAGCCTGTCCGGCCGCGCGGGAAGCATTGCCGCGCTCCTCCTCCATGAGATCGCCGAGCACGCCCCGCTCCCGTTCCACGTGGGGATGCCCGCGTCCGCCGACCTCGCGAAGCTCTGCCGCGAGTACCTGGCCGCCCCGGACGTCGAGGTCACCAACGCCGTGTGGGCCGCTCGTGCGGCGATGAGCGAGCGCGCTTTCACGCGGCGCTTCCGTTCCGAGACGGGTGACAGCCCCGCCGCGTGGCGAGGGCGGGCCCGCCTGCTCGCGGCCGTCCCGCTGCTGCGTACCGCATCGGTGAGTGATGTCGGCGCCCGTATCGGCTATGCCTCTCCCGCCGCGTTCACCGCCGCGTTCACCCGCGTCTTCGGGGCGCCTCCGTCCCGCTTCACGGCGAGCGGCCTGGGTGGGGGCCGGTTCTGA
- a CDS encoding MarR family winged helix-turn-helix transcriptional regulator, with protein sequence MLGKYVLVQYVLVQYVLVQYVLVQYVPGPFVAGEGRGRGGRNVSRKERNVAEPDLGTLSSRLLSAVEGELFARLHELGFGDLKPRHGAVLAYLEGAGIRATDVARRSGVHKQVIGTLIDELTDLGYVERQNDPADRRAKLVCPTERGRAQMAAADEIMAGMQARHERRLGRDVYAEFKRVFADVVDHQRRAADARQ encoded by the coding sequence GTGCTCGGAAAGTACGTACTCGTGCAGTACGTACTCGTGCAGTACGTACTCGTGCAGTACGTACTCGTGCAGTACGTGCCCGGGCCGTTCGTGGCCGGGGAGGGCAGGGGCCGAGGAGGTCGGAACGTGAGTCGCAAGGAGCGCAACGTTGCCGAGCCGGATCTGGGCACCCTGTCGAGCCGGTTGCTGTCAGCCGTCGAGGGCGAACTCTTCGCCCGGCTCCATGAGCTGGGTTTCGGCGACCTCAAGCCACGCCACGGTGCCGTCCTCGCGTACTTGGAGGGGGCGGGCATCCGGGCGACGGACGTGGCCCGCCGGTCGGGTGTGCACAAGCAGGTCATCGGCACCCTGATCGACGAACTCACCGATCTGGGGTACGTGGAACGGCAGAACGACCCCGCGGATCGAAGGGCCAAACTCGTGTGCCCCACTGAACGCGGCCGAGCCCAGATGGCAGCGGCGGACGAGATCATGGCCGGCATGCAGGCCCGCCACGAACGGCGCCTCGGCCGGGACGTCTATGCCGAGTTCAAGCGGGTCTTCGCCGACGTGGTCGACCATCAGCGTCGCGCGGCCGACGCACGGCAGTGA
- a CDS encoding SpoIIE family protein phosphatase — translation MATEGIGMVYEPEADPTVTHSAGFAQVPEAPTPALALLDSDGTVVAWGEGCRRLLGHRAQDIVGHPVQQLLTASAEIASWPPAPGALDRGGDRQSVAGVVEVTHAEGRSLRLTVEIIALSGEDGARCWFVAVTDAPDGAENVEAAASLLDRSTLAVGVWDADMRLVWSNRTCREVVSLFEANAPTPSTRHAMRGFDRTTIEPVLRKVLRSKEPVTESLVRWVSPEDGREIVSSSSVFPLAPGAGSPLGVCTISLVTKSGERERLALLGRAARRIGTTLDVVRTAQELADIAVPTLADYVTVDLADAVPLGGEPLERLPEAESGVPVFRRAGLASVHGGKPEAAFTVGDVVYVPPASPFLTALYGDRSYFEPVMKTGPGTWLDNDPQRRRLIRETGMHSVMVIPLRARGTVLGIAVFVRNDNLVPFSREDLLLAEELVVQASLSLDNARRYARERAAALTLQRSLLPQALSGGATMNVAHRYLPSDRHEGVGGDWMDTIELPGGRIALVIGDVVGHGVNAAAAMGRMRTAVHTLAVLDQPPAELLDHLDKVTTQLAESGTWSLGHASVTGGTCLYCVYDPATRICTLARAGHPPPVLVTPDGHAAIAGTPVGPPVGTGTGPYESVDLELAEGTLLALYTDGLVESRHADIDVGLDRLVDALRQPPADLEALCDRVVARMTSDAPSEDDVALLVARTHAGG, via the coding sequence GTGGCTACGGAGGGTATCGGAATGGTGTACGAGCCCGAGGCCGATCCCACAGTGACGCACTCCGCCGGCTTCGCACAGGTGCCGGAGGCGCCCACTCCCGCACTGGCCCTGCTCGACTCCGACGGAACCGTCGTGGCGTGGGGGGAGGGCTGCCGGCGGTTGCTCGGACACCGTGCGCAGGACATCGTCGGGCATCCGGTGCAGCAGCTCCTCACGGCTTCGGCCGAGATCGCGTCCTGGCCTCCCGCCCCTGGAGCCCTGGACCGAGGGGGCGATCGGCAGAGCGTCGCCGGCGTCGTGGAGGTCACGCACGCGGAGGGCAGGAGCCTGCGCCTGACGGTGGAGATCATCGCGCTTTCGGGCGAGGACGGTGCGCGCTGCTGGTTCGTTGCCGTCACGGACGCGCCGGACGGAGCGGAGAACGTCGAAGCGGCGGCGTCGCTCCTCGACCGGTCGACGCTGGCCGTGGGGGTGTGGGACGCGGACATGCGGCTGGTGTGGTCGAACCGGACCTGCAGGGAGGTCGTGAGCCTCTTCGAGGCGAACGCGCCCACACCGTCGACACGGCACGCCATGCGTGGTTTCGACCGGACCACCATCGAGCCGGTGCTGCGCAAGGTGCTGAGGTCGAAGGAGCCGGTCACGGAGAGCCTGGTCCGGTGGGTTTCCCCGGAGGACGGCCGGGAGATCGTCTCTTCCTCCTCCGTCTTCCCGCTCGCCCCCGGGGCCGGGTCTCCGCTGGGAGTGTGCACGATCTCCCTGGTCACCAAGAGCGGCGAGCGCGAGCGCCTGGCGCTGCTCGGCAGGGCGGCGCGACGCATCGGCACCACCCTCGATGTGGTGAGGACCGCACAGGAACTCGCGGACATCGCCGTGCCGACACTCGCCGACTACGTAACCGTGGACCTGGCCGATGCCGTACCGCTGGGCGGTGAGCCGCTGGAGCGGCTGCCCGAGGCGGAATCCGGCGTCCCCGTCTTCCGCCGCGCCGGTCTCGCCTCCGTCCACGGGGGCAAGCCCGAGGCCGCGTTCACCGTGGGCGACGTGGTGTACGTACCCCCCGCGTCTCCGTTCCTGACCGCGCTGTACGGCGATCGGTCATACTTCGAGCCGGTCATGAAAACGGGCCCGGGGACATGGCTGGACAACGATCCCCAGCGCAGGCGGCTCATCCGCGAGACCGGCATGCACTCGGTGATGGTGATCCCGCTCAGGGCCCGCGGCACCGTGCTCGGCATCGCCGTGTTCGTGCGGAACGACAACCTCGTCCCCTTCTCCCGCGAGGATCTGCTGCTGGCCGAAGAACTCGTCGTCCAGGCGTCGCTGAGTCTCGACAACGCGCGCCGGTACGCGCGGGAACGGGCCGCGGCCCTCACCCTGCAGCGCAGTCTCCTGCCCCAGGCGCTGTCCGGCGGAGCCACGATGAATGTGGCCCACCGCTACCTGCCCTCGGACCGGCACGAGGGCGTCGGCGGGGACTGGATGGACACCATCGAACTGCCCGGGGGCAGAATCGCCCTGGTGATCGGCGACGTCGTCGGCCACGGCGTCAACGCGGCCGCCGCCATGGGACGGATGCGCACCGCGGTTCACACGCTGGCCGTCCTCGACCAGCCCCCGGCGGAACTGCTCGACCATCTGGACAAGGTCACCACCCAGCTCGCGGAGTCGGGCACCTGGTCCCTCGGGCACGCGTCGGTCACCGGCGGGACCTGCCTCTACTGCGTCTACGACCCGGCCACCCGGATCTGCACGCTGGCACGTGCCGGTCACCCGCCACCTGTACTGGTCACGCCCGACGGCCACGCCGCGATCGCCGGCACACCGGTGGGCCCGCCGGTCGGTACCGGCACCGGCCCCTACGAGTCCGTCGACCTGGAACTCGCCGAAGGCACGCTGCTCGCCCTGTACACCGACGGGCTGGTGGAGTCCCGGCACGCCGATATCGACGTCGGACTCGACCGGTTGGTCGACGCGCTACGACAGCCGCCCGCGGACCTCGAAGCCCTGTGCGACCGTGTCGTCGCACGCATGACCTCGGACGCGCCGTCGGAGGACGATGTCGCTCTCCTCGTGGCACGCACCCACGCGGGCGGCTGA
- a CDS encoding sulfite exporter TauE/SafE family protein, with protein sequence MDVVMLIGVGLLTGVTTVLFGFGGGFVAVPVVVWADAALGADAMRVATATSALVMLVNAGFATAVTPRRVLLALRGSGRLLLLLAAGAAAGALATRLAPVAVAHWAFVVYCAFTIADLLLRPGFLRPPPRGGAISDAPRRLPAVLGAPIGAVAAFLGVGGSVMTVPAMRRAGHTMHVATTLANPLTLAIALPATAMSLGAAAVPAAAHAHVHLVGLVDLRAASALLLGALPVIAVLRRRPPAIPDRIHAWAYIGLLALVTAVMLLLT encoded by the coding sequence ATGGACGTGGTGATGCTGATCGGGGTCGGGCTCCTCACCGGGGTGACGACCGTGTTGTTCGGTTTCGGCGGGGGCTTCGTCGCGGTACCGGTAGTGGTCTGGGCGGATGCCGCGCTCGGCGCGGACGCGATGCGGGTGGCGACGGCCACCTCGGCGCTGGTGATGCTGGTGAACGCGGGATTCGCGACGGCCGTCACACCACGGCGTGTGCTCCTCGCGCTCCGGGGCAGCGGCAGGCTGCTCCTCCTGCTGGCTGCCGGTGCCGCGGCCGGCGCGCTCGCGACGCGCCTCGCCCCGGTTGCCGTGGCCCACTGGGCATTCGTCGTGTACTGCGCTTTCACCATCGCCGACCTGCTGCTGCGTCCCGGGTTCCTGCGTCCGCCGCCCCGGGGCGGCGCGATATCCGACGCGCCACGCCGGCTGCCGGCGGTCCTCGGTGCACCGATCGGTGCGGTCGCGGCCTTCCTCGGTGTGGGTGGCAGTGTCATGACCGTGCCCGCGATGCGCCGGGCCGGTCACACCATGCACGTCGCCACCACGCTGGCCAACCCCCTCACACTCGCGATCGCGCTCCCCGCCACCGCGATGTCCCTGGGCGCGGCGGCGGTTCCCGCCGCCGCGCACGCGCACGTGCACCTGGTGGGCCTCGTGGACCTGCGCGCGGCCTCGGCACTGCTCCTGGGTGCCCTGCCTGTCATCGCCGTACTGCGGCGGCGCCCGCCTGCCATCCCCGACCGTATCCACGCCTGGGCCTACATCGGGCTGCTTGCCCTGGTGACCGCTGTGATGCTGCTCCTGACGTAG